One stretch of bacterium DNA includes these proteins:
- a CDS encoding Zn-dependent alcohol dehydrogenase, translating to MKSKAAVLFKAGQKLELCDVEVQPPKDGEVLVRMAAAGVCHSDLHVMTGHLFAPLPAVLGHEGAGVVEGAGPGVASLRPGDHVIPLWRLSCGECEYCTAGRPALCPSGTAVRMTGHLPDGTTRLSVGGTELKHFAGVSSFSQYAVIPEKALLKIPGDLPLDRAALFGCAVITGVGAVVNAARVAPGSSVAVFGAGGIGLNAIQGAALAGASMIVAVDIVPRKLEYAREFGATHAVDASSDDPVGRIRALTGGRGVDYAFEAIGVPRVMRQAYDVLAKRGTAVIVGVTPMTAEVAVPVMSLVFEERVLTGSVYGSSRPRTDIPKLIDLYRAGRLKLDQLLTRTYPFEEINAAYEALERGEVARSVVVF from the coding sequence ATGAAGTCCAAAGCGGCGGTTCTCTTCAAGGCTGGGCAGAAGCTCGAGTTGTGCGACGTCGAGGTGCAGCCGCCGAAAGATGGAGAGGTCCTGGTGCGGATGGCGGCCGCGGGCGTCTGTCACAGCGACCTGCACGTGATGACCGGCCACCTCTTCGCGCCGTTGCCGGCCGTCCTCGGGCACGAAGGCGCGGGTGTCGTCGAGGGAGCCGGCCCCGGGGTCGCGTCTCTGCGGCCGGGCGACCACGTGATTCCGCTGTGGCGCCTGTCCTGCGGAGAGTGCGAGTACTGCACGGCCGGCCGCCCGGCGCTGTGTCCGTCGGGAACCGCAGTGCGGATGACCGGCCACCTCCCCGACGGGACCACGCGTCTTTCGGTCGGCGGCACGGAACTCAAGCATTTTGCCGGCGTGTCGAGCTTCTCGCAGTACGCCGTGATCCCGGAGAAGGCGCTGTTGAAGATTCCCGGCGATCTGCCGCTCGACCGGGCGGCGCTGTTCGGGTGCGCGGTGATCACGGGTGTCGGCGCGGTCGTGAACGCGGCCCGGGTGGCGCCGGGGAGCAGCGTCGCCGTCTTCGGCGCCGGCGGCATCGGCCTCAACGCGATTCAGGGCGCCGCCCTTGCGGGCGCGTCGATGATCGTGGCCGTGGACATCGTCCCGCGCAAGCTCGAGTACGCGCGCGAGTTCGGGGCGACCCACGCGGTCGACGCCTCGTCGGACGATCCGGTCGGCCGCATTCGGGCTCTCACGGGGGGGCGTGGCGTGGACTATGCGTTCGAAGCGATCGGAGTGCCGCGGGTCATGCGTCAGGCCTACGACGTGCTTGCGAAGCGGGGCACGGCCGTGATCGTCGGGGTCACCCCGATGACGGCGGAAGTCGCGGTTCCCGTAATGTCGCTCGTCTTCGAGGAACGCGTCCTGACCGGATCCGTCTACGGTTCAAGCCGCCCGCGCACCGACATCCCGAAGCTGATCGACCTCTATCGCGCCGGCCGGCTGAAGCTCGACCAGTTGCTGACCCGGACGTACCCGTTCGAAGAAATCAACGCGGCCTACGAGGCGTTGGAGCGGGGAGAGGTCGCGCGCAGCGTCGTCGTCTTTTAA
- the tig gene encoding trigger factor, whose amino-acid sequence MKVEMRSEPASRVVLEIDVAEDAVARAMDQAYAQLVRRVQVPGFRRGKAPRPILERHIGADALREEALRELVPQQYSEAVAQTGVSPVARPSIEIKDAPGGKGLHLTATVDIYPTITLPDYRQIRVAPEHTAVTDADVDRAIEDIRARHGRLTSIAEPARRGDFVLLTVVSAPAGHDRLQPGKELLVEVGGGLLPEAVEAALEGAPAGDERRAAIPGSDVPAVVRVADVRRKDLPPLDDAFAKAVSDRQTLAELREGLKERLAAERTADEARVQRERVLDAVLAQSTFDVPESLAAHEVEHMLGDLADTLRSRGLTLESYARAVGKDESALRADFREGALRRVRTRLLLETLAEREALSVSEEEMRGEVENLAAELKQDVAKVQGWLAEGGRQEALRETLLRRKAMAFLVDAVSGAGTPQTAGAAPEPASPSSP is encoded by the coding sequence ATGAAAGTGGAGATGCGGAGCGAGCCCGCGAGCCGCGTGGTGCTCGAGATCGACGTGGCGGAAGACGCGGTGGCCCGCGCGATGGACCAGGCGTACGCGCAGCTCGTGCGGCGCGTGCAGGTGCCGGGTTTCCGGCGCGGGAAGGCCCCGCGGCCGATTCTGGAGCGCCACATCGGCGCGGACGCGCTGCGCGAGGAGGCCCTCCGGGAGCTCGTTCCCCAGCAATATTCGGAAGCGGTGGCCCAGACGGGCGTGTCGCCGGTGGCCCGTCCGTCGATCGAGATCAAAGACGCCCCCGGTGGAAAGGGGCTGCACCTCACCGCGACCGTCGACATCTATCCCACGATTACGCTTCCCGACTACCGGCAGATCCGGGTGGCCCCGGAGCACACGGCGGTGACAGACGCCGACGTCGACCGGGCGATCGAGGACATTCGCGCTCGGCACGGGCGGCTCACGAGCATCGCGGAGCCCGCGCGCCGTGGGGATTTCGTCCTCCTGACCGTTGTGTCGGCGCCGGCGGGGCACGACCGGCTGCAGCCGGGCAAGGAACTCCTGGTCGAGGTGGGCGGCGGGCTCCTGCCGGAGGCGGTGGAGGCGGCCCTCGAAGGCGCGCCGGCGGGCGATGAGCGGCGCGCCGCGATTCCGGGATCCGACGTGCCGGCCGTCGTGCGGGTCGCGGACGTGCGGCGCAAGGATCTGCCGCCGCTCGACGATGCGTTCGCGAAGGCCGTGTCGGACCGTCAGACTCTCGCGGAACTGCGCGAGGGGCTCAAGGAGCGGCTCGCGGCGGAGCGGACGGCCGACGAGGCCCGGGTGCAGCGCGAGCGGGTGCTCGACGCGGTGCTCGCGCAGTCGACGTTCGACGTTCCGGAGAGCCTGGCCGCCCACGAGGTCGAGCACATGTTGGGAGACCTCGCCGACACGCTCCGCAGCCGAGGGCTCACCCTTGAATCCTACGCGCGCGCGGTCGGCAAGGACGAGTCGGCGCTCCGCGCGGACTTTCGCGAGGGAGCGCTGCGCCGCGTGCGCACGCGTCTGTTGCTCGAGACGCTCGCGGAACGCGAGGCGCTGAGCGTGTCCGAGGAGGAGATGCGCGGCGAGGTCGAGAACCTCGCTGCCGAACTGAAACAGGACGTCGCAAAGGTGCAGGGCTGGCTGGCGGAAGGCGGCCGGCAGGAGGCTCTGCGGGAGACCCTGCTGCGGCGCAAGGCCATGGCCTTTTTGGTCGACGCGGTTTCGGGCGCCGGAACACCCCAGACGGCGGGTGCGGCTCCGGAGCCGGCCTCCCCGAGTTCCCCGTGA